A DNA window from Helianthus annuus cultivar XRQ/B chromosome 15, HanXRQr2.0-SUNRISE, whole genome shotgun sequence contains the following coding sequences:
- the LOC110914077 gene encoding uncharacterized protein LOC110914077 — MNVISWNIRGLGSVGKSSWIRKLKVTNEVGFLMLLETQFQSIEGVDVSRFWGTGEFDFEYVDATGRHRFWAKEGDENSSFFHGVINGRRMSNSIPRLFINGDWVTKPNEIKKEVHRFFKEKFVEEIKDRPFLHVYGLKTLDSEAADVLVVPFLEKEIKMRCGFLDIFNNFAETGVISRGLGSSFITLVPKVNDPVDLGEYCPINLIGVVSKVISKVLVNRLKKVIDSLISETQSTFVAGIFILDGPLVISEVLSWARRCGKELFMFKIDFEKAYD, encoded by the exons ATGAATGTTATATCATGGAACATTAGAGGGTTGGGGTCCGTTGGAAAGAGTTCATGGATTCGAAAGCTTAAGGTGACAAATGAGGTTGGTTTTTTAATGTTACTGGAAACTCAGTTTCAGTCGATCGAAGGGGTGGATGTAAGTAGATTCTGGGGGACGGGTGAGTTTGATTTTGAGTATGTTGATGCTACGGGCAG ACATCGGTTTTGGGCGAAAGAGGGCGATGAAAACTCTAGCTTCTTTCATGGAGTTATTAATGGTCGGAGAATGTCCAACTCGATTCCTAGATTGTTCATAAACGGGGATTGGGTGACGAAGCCTAACGAGATCAAAAAAGAGGTCCATCGGTTTTTTAAAGAAAAGTTTGTGGAAGAGATAAAAGATCGACCTTTTCTTCATGTGTACGGTTTAAAGACCCTTGATTCGGAAGCGGCGGATGTGCTTGTGGTACCTTTTCTAGAGAAAGAGATTAAGATGCGGT GTGGTTTTCTggatatttttaataattttgCAGAGACGGGGGTTATAAGCCGGGGTCTAGGCTCCTCGTTTATCACTTTGGTTCCTAAAGTGAATGATCCGGTTGACTTGGGGGAGTATTGTCCGATTAATTTGATTGGTGTAGTGAGCAAAGTGATATCTAAAGTCCTAGTAAACAGGTTGAAAAAGGTGATTGATAGTCTTATATCAGAGACACAATCGACATTTGTCGCTGGGATATTTATTCTGGATGGTCCTCTTGTTATCAGCGAAGTTTTATCTTGGGCTAGAAGATGTGGGAAGGAGTtatttatgttcaaaattgattttgaaaaagcCTATGATTAG
- the LOC110914078 gene encoding uncharacterized protein LOC110914078 yields the protein MNFPERWCKCIKGVLESARSSVLVNGSPTSEFSCEKGMRQGDPISSFMFIIVMEALSGLIRKACDVGSFSGIRLPNGGPILSHLLYADDAMVMGEWSENNFVTLKRLLQVFHLCSVLQIDIHKSTFFGVGKNIDEISGKAVSMGCRSGVTLFSYLGILVGANMNRISNWDPVLKVFKTRLSKWKSNVLSIGGKLTLIKSVLESLPSYYFSLFMAPVAVINSLESLIKKFLWGGNMDVNKVYWVGWDVVSTSKKQGGLGLSKFGESNNALLLKWLWRYRKEGNSMWRRVIDAIHGSTRRWETYPHKSRFSGTWTKLVNSVCRIKVGDTYDVNMIRGQVGNGANIKFWIDPWLK from the coding sequence ATGAATTTCCCGGAGAGATGGTGTAAATGTATTAAAGGAGTGTTGGAGTCGGCTAGGTCGTCGGTCCTAGTTAATGGCTCTCCGACTAGTGAATTTTCATGTGAGAAGGGTATGAGACAAGGTGATCCTATCTCGTCGTTCATGTTTATCATTGTTATGGAGGCTCTTTCGGGTCTTATAAGGAAGGCGTGTGATGTGGGTTCTTTTAGTGGCATTCGGCTTCCGAATGGAGGACCTATTCTTTCTCATTTATTGTACGCAGATGATGCGATGGTTATGGGAGAGTGGTCGGAAAACAATTTTGTGACTCTTAAAAGACTGCTTCAAGTGTTTCATTTATGTTCGGTCCTTCAGATTGATATTCATAAATCTACTTTCTTTGGTGTGGGGAAGAATATAGACGAGATTAGTGGTAAGGCGGTTTCTATGGGATGTCGTTCGGGTGTCACTCTATTTTCGTATCTAGGAATCTTAGTTGGTGCTAATATGAATAGAATAAGTAATTGGGATCCGGTGTTGAAAGTTTTTAAAACTCGTTTGTCCAAGTGGAAATCGAATGTTCTATCTATTGGTGGAAAGTTGACGCTAATAAAATCGGTGTTGGAGAGTTTGCCTTCTTACTACTTCTCTTTGTTTATGGCGCCTGTTGCGGTTATAAATAGCCTTGAGTCTCTGATTAAGAAATTTCTATGGGGAGGAAATATGGATGTTAATAAGGTCTATTGGGTTGGATGGGATGTAGTGTCTACATCTAAGAAACAAGGAGGGTTGGGTCTAAGTAAGTTTGGAGAGAGTAACAACGCTTTATTGTTAAAATGGCTTTGGCGTTATCGTAAGGAAGGTAATTCTATGTGGAGAAGAGTTATTGATGCGATACATGGGTCTACGAGGAGGTGGGAGACCTATCCTCATAAATCTAGGTTCTCGGGGACATGGACGAAGCTTGTTAATAGTGTCTGTCGTATAAAGGTGGGTGATACATATGACGTAAACATGATAAGGGGTCAAGTGGGTAACGGGGCCAATATAAAGTTCTGGATCGATCCTTGGCTTAAGTAG